A segment of the Catenulispora sp. EB89 genome:
CACCTTCCCCGGCATAGACGGCCTGCGCACCGAGAGCTTGTCGCAGTGCCCGCAGCTGCTCAGCTCGTTCGTCCCGGACCCGGTGACGCTGCCGCCCGGCACCAGACTGCAGTTCATTTACCCGAACCAGCAGGCCTGGGACGCCGGCGAGCGCCGCGTGACATGCTTCCTGCAGTTCAGCACGGCCACGATGACGCACTCGGTGTACCGCGACCCGTCGACTTACAACGCCGACCAACTGCGCTTCCTCAATGCCATCGGCCCGCTGTCGACGGCCGTCGGCCAGTTGGCGGCGACGCCGGAGTCGGCGGACATCTCGGTCTTCCAGCAGCGTGCGAACGACATCGTGGCCGCCGCGCAGGCCGAGGTGTCGGCGCTGTCGGGCGCGTCGTGGCCGGGGCCCGTGCAGCCGGCGATGGCCGCGCTCGTCGCCAACCACACCAAGGCGGCCGCGGTCTGGGAGCAGCTCGCGAGCGACACGGACGTCACGTCGTTCATGGACGACGCGCGCAACGCCGAAGCGGCCTTCGACGCTCAGGGCGAGATCGCGGTCCGGACGGCGCTCGGTCTGGCGACCCCGGCGCCGGGCGCGAGCGGCGGGACCGGCCAGGCGTCAGCCTGATCGGCGGCCCGAGACCCTAGACCGGAGACCGGAGACCGGAGAACAGCTAACGCGCCCCCGGCGTCCTCTCCGCCTCGGCCCCGCAAGACCCCCGCACCACCAACCGCGTAGCCACCTGCAAAGGCGCACTGGCCGACCCGTCATCCGCGTCCAGCGCGTCCACCAACGCCTCGACCGCCCCCGCGCCGAGCGCCACCCGGTCCTGCGCGACCGTCGTCAGCGTCGGCCGCACCAGCGCCGCGGCCTCGATGTCGTCGAACCCGACGACCGCCATGTCCTGCGGCACCCGCAGCCCGGCGTCGGCCAGCGCGTGCAGCGCGCCGATCGCCATCTCGTCGCCGGCGGCGAAGATCGCGGTCGGCGGCTTGGGCAGCTCGATCAGCCGGCGCGCCGCCTCGTAGCCGCTGGCGAGGAAGAAGTCTCCATCGACGACGTGCTGCGGGTCCGGCGTGAGGCCCAGCCGCGCCATCTCCGCGTGGTACCCCGCCAGCCGCTCGGTCGCCGGCATCAGGCTCAGCGGCCCGGTGATCGTGGCGATCGCGGTGTGGCCGAGGCCGTGCAGGTGCCGGACCGCGGTGGCCGCCCCGGCCCGGTTGTCCGACGTGACGTACGTCGTCCGGTTCCGGTGCAGCGGCAGGTCGATCCCGACGCACGGCGTCCCGGCGTCCACCAGCGCCGTGATCGCCGGGTGCGTGGCGTCCACGCCCATCATGATCACGCCCGCGAGGCTGTGCTGCTGCGCCGCGCGCAGGTAGAGCGTCACGTCGCCGGGGCTCGCCGCGCCGGCCGTGGACAGCACCATCAGGTGGTAGCCGGACTCGGCTAGCGTCTGCTTAATCCCGACGAACAGGTCCAGGAGGAACGGATGCCTGCGGTCCTGGTTGGTGTACCCGGTGTCCCAGATCAGCCCGATCATGTCCGACCGCCGCCGCACCAGGGTGCGCGCCGGCTGGTTCGGCGAGTAGCCTAGCCGCTCGGCCATCTCCAGGATCCGCCGCCGGGTCTCCGGGCTCACCTCGGCACGGTCGTTCAGGGCGCGCGAGACCGTGGCGGGGGAGACGCCGCTGAGGCGTGCCAGCTCGCGGATGTCCACCATGGAGTGTGACCCTAGCGGAAGACAGCTAGCTGCGATAGATCGTTAGGCGCGTGGGCGGAAACGTATCCGGGCAGAACAGGGGCGCCGACACAGGTCCGCGCCGGCGCACGTCTCACGACCCGGCGGTCGCCAACGGCAACGTCGTCGCCATCGTCGGGCTGGTGAACGTGTCGGACGCGGCCCCGGGCGAGGGATGGTACGAGCCCCACTTCAGGTAGTCGCTGGTCCCGTCGTACGTGGTCCCGGTGAAGGTGCCGGAGCCTGTCGTGAACGTCTGCTTCGCCCCGTCGTACCAGAAGTCGATGGTCCCGCCGCTGCGAGCCAGGTGGATCTTCAACGCGTAGGAGTGCCACTGGTTGTTCGCGATCGGCGCGGTCCAGATCGGGTGCGCGACATGGTTCAGGTCCCACTCCTGCAGCCGCACGCGGCCGTTCGTGGCGTCGATCTCGATCGGGTGATTGGCGGTCCCGGTGCTCGGGTCGCACTTGAGCTGGAAGACGTAGCGGTCGTCGTTGTCGGCGATGGCGACCTTGGACGACCAGCCGACGTAGAACGTCTGCCCCTCGGTCAGGGTCGGGCCCAGCGCCTCGCAGCGTTCCTGGCCGGCGGCTTGGTACGCCTGCCAGACCTTGCCCTTCACGCCGCCGCTGACGACCTTGAAGTTCCCCGTCGCGCACTGCACCGAGGCGAACGAGGACGGCCCGACCGCCGTGTCCGGCTTCCACAGCACCTTGCCGGCTGACGTGCTGGTGACTGACGTGCCGGTGACTGGCGTGCCGGCGGACGACGTGCCGGTGGCCGAAGCCGCCTCGGCCACGACGATCGCCCCGCCGGTCAACGCCAGCGCGGCGGCACCGGCACCCCATACCGTGAGTCTTCTGCGATGAAAGGCAGTGGTCATGGCGTGAAGGCTAAACGCCGCAGGCCCCGAGTGTGAGGAATCCTCAACAACCCGTTGCGCAACCGCGAGTATCCGTGTGAACAGGAGCGCCGCCGGGCAACGAGAACCCGGCGGCGCGCCCGGTCCTAGGGCTGAACCGTCATCGCGAAGATGTGGATCGCCGGATCGTTCGGCACGGTCACCGTCTTCACCGTCTTCGAGGCGTCGATCGCGATCGAGTTGTAGAACACGTCGTAGTCGATCCCGAAGTTCGCCGGTCCGCTCGGCGTGTTCCGATGCGTGGTGACGATCGCCGGCGTCGCCCCGTACGCGGTCGGCGACGAGCAGCACCAGTTCGGGAAGCCGAGGCTCCCGCTGCTGGACGAGCCGTCCGTGTACGTCACCGTGACCGTGTCCGTGTCGAACCCGGCCTCCGCGCCGAGGAAGCCGAGCTTCGACCCCTGTCCGGTGACGTTCACCATCACGCCGCTGCCGGCCACGTTGTCGTTCGTCCCGGTCGCCGACGACGGCCAGGTGAACGTCGTGCCGCCGGCTTTGACCGAGGCTCCCGGGGTGGCCCCGGCGGTCGCGAGTGCCTGCGCCGAGTAGCTGTCGTTGTCGCCGTCGAAGTTCCCGGGGCCGGTGTTGGTCTCGTCAGTGACGGCTATGTTGTTGAACGCCGCGGCCAACGTCGGGAACGGTGTGTTCGTGACGTTCGACAAGTCGGCGCCGTCGACCGAAGGCGTCCCGCGATCGCGGTAGGCGACCGCGGCGCTCAGCGTCGTCGTCACCTTCCCCGGTGGCGGAGCGCTCGCGGTGACCATGAACGTGGCCGTCGCCGACGTTCCCGGCTTGACGTTCTTCAACCGCACCGACGACGGCGTCGCGGTCCACCCGGCCGGCAGCTTCAGCGTGACAGAGGGCTGTTGCGCATCGAAGTACCCGTAGTTGCCGAACGACACGCTCACCGGCGTCGGCACCCCGGCGGCCAGCGGCGCACCGCTGATCGTGGCCGCGGTGTGGATCGGCAGGTGCTTGTCGCCCCGGGGATGGACCCGGTAGATGACCGTCGCGTGCGGCGCCAGGGATGCGGAGATCGTGCCGTCGCTGGCGCTCTTGGCCTTGCTCACCAGATCGGTCAGCTGGAGCGGCGCGCCGCCGGCCCGCAGGCCGATGGTCGCGGCGTTGGTCGTCACCGTCTGCGCGGTGTCGCCCTTGTTGAACAACACGACCGAGACGTCGCCGTTCGCCAACGGCTTGGCCAGCACGTCATATCCGGTGCCCGACTGCACGATCGTGCCCTGCGCGCCGAGCTTGTCCTGGTCCACGGCCACCACGTCGGGGTTCGCCACGATCCCGACCTCGGTCGGCGTCAGCTTCGACAGGTCCGTGGACAGCAGGATCGGCGAGGCCATCTCGGCCCACAGCGTCATCTGGGTCTGCTCCTCGGTCGGGCTCAGCCCGCCGTTGCCGACCTCCAGCATGTCCGCGTCGTTCCAGTGCCCGGGGCCGGCCCACTGCGCGAGGCCTGGCGTGTTGTCCTCGCTGTAGTTCTCCAGCACGCTCGGCCAGGCGTCGTAGATGTCCGAGCCGAAGCGCCACAGGTTGCCGTGCTGGTAGAGCCAGGTCAGCTCGTTGGTGAAGTCCGCGCCGGAGCAGCAGGCGTAGGCCGGGGCCGACTCGGAGAACATCATCGGCCGGTGCTCGTTCAGCAGCGCCTGGCTGGCCTCGGTGTAGACGATCTGCGCGACCTGGCTGGCGGTCTTGCCGGGGAACTGGTCCATCGGCTGGTAGCAGTAGTCGAGCTTGAGGTAGTCCACGCCCCAGGAGGCGTAGAGGTCGGCGTCCTGCTGGAAGTGGCCGTAGCTGCCGGCCGCGCCCTGGCAGGTCTGGTAGCCGGCGTCCTCGTAGATGCCGAACTTCAGGCCCTTGCTGTGGATGTAGTCGCCGAGCCACTTCAGGCCGTGCGGGAAGCGGGTGGCGTCGACCTGGAGGTTGCCGTTGGCGTCCCGGGTCTTCTGCATCCAGCAGTCGTCGATGTTGACGTAGTCGTAGCCGAGCTTGTTCAGGCCCAGTTTGACGATCTGGTCGGCGGTCTTGGTGAACAGCGTCTCGTTCATGTCGCTGTTGCACTCGAAGCCGGCCCAGTCGTTGAAGCCCATCGGCGGGGTCAGCGCGAGGCCGTTGTAGGAGGGGTGGGTGTTGATCGGCGGCGGGGCCGTCGGGGCGGCGCTACCGGTGCTGCCAGTACTGCCGGCGCTGCCGGTGGCGGCTGAGACCGCCGGCGTGGCGGCCGTCAGGGCGCCGAACACCATCACGGTCGCGGCGACGGCGCCGAACAGCCGCCGGCGGGGGGTGGTGCGGGACATTACACCTCCGAGGGAGAGGACTGATCTCGCCGAGTCACCGTAAGAAGCGCGAGCGCCGTGCGCAAGTGTTTGGGAAGGGTCAGTTTCAATCAGTTTCGCGCAGGGATCGTGCACGAGCGCCCGTTCCGCACTATCAGCCCTCGACGATCGACGGCAGGTCGGCGAGACTGATCTGATGACTCGATGGGCCGGGCTCTGGCGGCGGATGACCCGGGCGTTCGACGTGGACGCGGTGCCCGTCACCGTCATCGACGACATGGCGCCGGACCCGGACGGCTGGAACACCGGCTACGCCGACACCGCCGGGACCGGCTACCGCACCGTGGCGCGCCGCCTGCCGCTGCTGATCGCGACCTCGATCCGGCTGGCCGCCGAGGCGTCCAAGGCCCGCACGATCGCGCTGCTGGTCGTACAGACGGCTTCCTCGCTGGCCGGGGCCTTCAGCCTGTACGCCACCACCGACGTGCTGGCCCCGCTGTTCGGCGCCGGCGCCACCCCGGACCGGATCCGCGCGGCACTGCCGTCGATGCTCGTGGTGCTGGTGCTGACTGCTTCCCGGTCGTTGTGCGACTCGATCGCCAAGGCGTTCGCGCAGCAGCTCGGGCCGATGATGGACGCCCGGGCGATGATCCGGCTGCAGGAGCTGTGCACGCGCGCCGAGCTCGTCGCCTTCGACAAGGCCGACTGGGTCGACGCATCGCAGCGCGCCGAGCGCGGCTCCATCTCGGCGCGCAGCATGCTGGCCATCACGCAGCAGGTGTTGCAGAGCCTTGCGACGCTCATCGGCGTGGCCGGGGTGCTTGCCGTGCTGCATCCCGTGCTGGTGCCGCTGCTTCTGCTGTCGGTGGTGCCGCGCTGGTGGGCCGCGGTGCGGGTGGCCCGGTTGGACTACAAGGTCTTCGTGCGCTGGGTCGAGGGCCGGCGCCGGCAGAACCTGTTGATCGGGCTGGCGGTGACGACCACGTCGGCCGCCGCCGTCCGCGCGCTGTCGCTGTCCGGGTACCTGGTCGAGCGCTACCGCCGCATCACCGACGCCTACCTGGCCGAGCGGTTGCAGCTGGTCCGCGCGGAGACATCGTCCATGATTGTGGGGAACGCCATCGCGGGGTTCTTCACCGGTGTGGTCTACGCCGTGCTCGCGTTTCTGTTGTGGCGGCAGGCGATTCCGCTGGCCGTCGGCGGGACGGCGTACCTGGCCGTGAGCCGGGTGCAGCAGGCGCTGCTCGGACTTGCCATGGATATCAATGAACTGTATGCCGAGGGTCTGTACCTGGAGGACTACCGCTCGTTCTGCGACGACGCCGCCGGTCACCTGCCGCCGGCTGGGAGCGAGTCGACGCCCGAGGAGTTCGACGAGATCCGTGTCGAGGACGTGGTGTTCGCTTATCAGGGGGCGAAGACGCCGGCGGTCGCGGGCGTCTCGCTGCGGGTGCGGCGCGGGCAGGTGGTCGCGTTCGTGGGGGAGAACGGCGCGGCCAAGACGACGATGGCCAAGCTGCTCGGCCGGCTGTACTTGCCCGATTCGGGGCGCATCACCTGGGACGGCCGCGACAGCGCGCAGATGGACATCGACACGCTGCGCTCCCGGATCGCCTTCATCGACCAGGACCACACGCGCTTCCCGTTCACCGCGGGGGAGAACATCCGCATCGGGGAGTGGACCGCGGAGCCGGACCCGGCACGGATCGAGGAGGCGGCCCGGCACGCCGGCGCGCACCAGTTCATCAGTGCTCTGCCGCGCGGCTACGACACGCTGCTGGAGCGCAGCCTCAGCGGCGGTCTGTCGGTCTCCGGCGGCCAGTGGCAGCGGCTTGCGCTGGCCCGCGGCTTCTTCCGGCGTGCGGCGCTGGTGATCGCCGACGAGCCCACGTCCAGCCTCGACGCCGCCGCCGAAGCAGCGTTCTACCATCGGCTGCGCGAGTACGGCGGCACGATCGTGATGATCACGCACCGGCTGGGGAACGTCGCCGAATGCGCGGACTACATCTACGTCTTCGCCGAGGGCCGGGTCGCCGAGCAGGGGACGCACGCGGAGCTGGTCTCGGCCGACGGCTGGTACGCGCGGTCCTACCTGCTTCAGCGACAGAGCTTTGAGAAGGTCGAGACCGTCAAGCGTCAGAACGGATCGTCGAGCACCAGCACCGACGGCAACTCGCTGCCGGCGCCCATCCGCAGCAGCTGATACGCCACGCCGCCGAGCCCGGACATCATCGCCGGGGAGAACGCCTTGCGCGCCATGCCGCTGATCGCGCCGTTCTCCTCCAGGCTGGCCACGATGTGCGCCTCGAAGCCCTTCCGGTCCACGCCGTCCGGAGCGAAGCCGTCCCGCAGCGCGGCGTCCATCAGCTCCCAGACACCGAGTTCGCCGTGGCACAGCGTGTGGTTCCAGCCCATGCCGTGCGTGTAGGCGGCGGACGCGGCGCGTGTCAGGATGCTGTCGACGTTGCCGGACGGCCAGCCGCGCCGCGCCAGGTCCAGCTGGGTCAGGGCGATCCCGACCGAGCCGTGGCACCAGGCGTTCGCGGTCAGGCCGGGCTCGATCTCGCGCAGGTCGGTCCAGCCGCCGACGGTCGGGTCGTAGCAGGACTCCTCGAAGGCGAACGCGGCGCGCGCCGTCTCGGACGCCCGGGCGTCACCGGTGGCCAGCGCGAGGCGGGCCAGGGCCCAGCCGATGCCGGACGC
Coding sequences within it:
- a CDS encoding LacI family DNA-binding transcriptional regulator, with the protein product MVDIRELARLSGVSPATVSRALNDRAEVSPETRRRILEMAERLGYSPNQPARTLVRRRSDMIGLIWDTGYTNQDRRHPFLLDLFVGIKQTLAESGYHLMVLSTAGAASPGDVTLYLRAAQQHSLAGVIMMGVDATHPAITALVDAGTPCVGIDLPLHRNRTTYVTSDNRAGAATAVRHLHGLGHTAIATITGPLSLMPATERLAGYHAEMARLGLTPDPQHVVDGDFFLASGYEAARRLIELPKPPTAIFAAGDEMAIGALHALADAGLRVPQDMAVVGFDDIEAAALVRPTLTTVAQDRVALGAGAVEALVDALDADDGSASAPLQVATRLVVRGSCGAEAERTPGAR
- a CDS encoding ABC transporter ATP-binding protein yields the protein MTRWAGLWRRMTRAFDVDAVPVTVIDDMAPDPDGWNTGYADTAGTGYRTVARRLPLLIATSIRLAAEASKARTIALLVVQTASSLAGAFSLYATTDVLAPLFGAGATPDRIRAALPSMLVVLVLTASRSLCDSIAKAFAQQLGPMMDARAMIRLQELCTRAELVAFDKADWVDASQRAERGSISARSMLAITQQVLQSLATLIGVAGVLAVLHPVLVPLLLLSVVPRWWAAVRVARLDYKVFVRWVEGRRRQNLLIGLAVTTTSAAAVRALSLSGYLVERYRRITDAYLAERLQLVRAETSSMIVGNAIAGFFTGVVYAVLAFLLWRQAIPLAVGGTAYLAVSRVQQALLGLAMDINELYAEGLYLEDYRSFCDDAAGHLPPAGSESTPEEFDEIRVEDVVFAYQGAKTPAVAGVSLRVRRGQVVAFVGENGAAKTTMAKLLGRLYLPDSGRITWDGRDSAQMDIDTLRSRIAFIDQDHTRFPFTAGENIRIGEWTAEPDPARIEEAARHAGAHQFISALPRGYDTLLERSLSGGLSVSGGQWQRLALARGFFRRAALVIADEPTSSLDAAAEAAFYHRLREYGGTIVMITHRLGNVAECADYIYVFAEGRVAEQGTHAELVSADGWYARSYLLQRQSFEKVETVKRQNGSSSTSTDGNSLPAPIRSS
- a CDS encoding heparin lyase I family protein — its product is MTTAFHRRRLTVWGAGAAALALTGGAIVVAEAASATGTSSAGTPVTGTSVTSTSAGKVLWKPDTAVGPSSFASVQCATGNFKVVSGGVKGKVWQAYQAAGQERCEALGPTLTEGQTFYVGWSSKVAIADNDDRYVFQLKCDPSTGTANHPIEIDATNGRVRLQEWDLNHVAHPIWTAPIANNQWHSYALKIHLARSGGTIDFWYDGAKQTFTTGSGTFTGTTYDGTSDYLKWGSYHPSPGAASDTFTSPTMATTLPLATAGS
- a CDS encoding NEW3 domain-containing protein, which encodes MSRTTPRRRLFGAVAATVMVFGALTAATPAVSAATGSAGSTGSTGSAAPTAPPPINTHPSYNGLALTPPMGFNDWAGFECNSDMNETLFTKTADQIVKLGLNKLGYDYVNIDDCWMQKTRDANGNLQVDATRFPHGLKWLGDYIHSKGLKFGIYEDAGYQTCQGAAGSYGHFQQDADLYASWGVDYLKLDYCYQPMDQFPGKTASQVAQIVYTEASQALLNEHRPMMFSESAPAYACCSGADFTNELTWLYQHGNLWRFGSDIYDAWPSVLENYSEDNTPGLAQWAGPGHWNDADMLEVGNGGLSPTEEQTQMTLWAEMASPILLSTDLSKLTPTEVGIVANPDVVAVDQDKLGAQGTIVQSGTGYDVLAKPLANGDVSVVLFNKGDTAQTVTTNAATIGLRAGGAPLQLTDLVSKAKSASDGTISASLAPHATVIYRVHPRGDKHLPIHTAATISGAPLAAGVPTPVSVSFGNYGYFDAQQPSVTLKLPAGWTATPSSVRLKNVKPGTSATATFMVTASAPPPGKVTTTLSAAVAYRDRGTPSVDGADLSNVTNTPFPTLAAAFNNIAVTDETNTGPGNFDGDNDSYSAQALATAGATPGASVKAGGTTFTWPSSATGTNDNVAGSGVMVNVTGQGSKLGFLGAEAGFDTDTVTVTYTDGSSSSGSLGFPNWCCSSPTAYGATPAIVTTHRNTPSGPANFGIDYDVFYNSIAIDASKTVKTVTVPNDPAIHIFAMTVQP